GCGACCGTGCGCACTTCGACCTTCAATCCTAGCCGCAATCGCAGCTCTTCGGCCACGCGACCGGGCTGGTCGAGATGGTCTTCGATTTCGACCAGCAGTTGGTCCATCTCGGCCACTTTGTGCGCGGTGAGCCGATATTCCGGCACCTCGGGAAAGCTGCGCAGGATCTGTTCGATGGCGCTGGGGAATACATTCACGCCACGTACGATCAGCATATCGTCGGCCCGCGCCAGGACGCCCCCTTCGAGCAGGACGAAACCCACTGGACGGTCATGTTGCCAAGAGGGCCGAACTAAATCACCTGTACGATACCGCACGACCGGGCACCCGGGCCGCCCCAGCGTGGTCAGCACCAACTCGGAAAGCTCTCCTTCGTGCGCCGGACCGCCCGTATCAAGCGACAGAAACTCGGCGATGAACTGGCTTTCGTTGATGTGCAGTCCGCTGCTCTCTACGTCGGCAAAGCCCCATGGTCCTACTTCCGTGGCCCCCGCGTGATCGAAGACCTGGGCCTGCCAGGCGTCCTCGATTCGCCGTCGCACGGCGGGAATCGAACCTCCTGGTTCGCCGGCCAGGATCAGTATGCGGACCGGGAGAGCGCCTGTGTCAATTTGTCGCTCGCGCGCAACCTCGGCCAGGTGCAAGGCGTAGCTGGGCGTGCAGAACATCACGGTCGCCTGGCTGGTGCGCAGCAGTTCCAACCGCGCGAGCGAATTCATACCGCCCCCCGGAACCACCAAGCAGCCGCGGGCAATCGCCGCGTCGTGGGCGCTCCAAAAGCCGACGAACGGTCCGAACGAGAATGCCATTACAGCGACGTCTTGGTGCGTGACCCCGGCGGCATCGAGGATGTAGTTCCAGCAGGTGATCCACCACTGCCAGTCCTCAGCCGTGTCGAGCACCACCAGCGGTCGCCCGCGCGTGCCGGACGTCTGATGGAAACGGACGTATTGCTCACGCCGATACGTTAGATTGGCCGCGTAGCCGCCGCTGCCCGGCGCGCCGAGCAATTCGTCCTTGAATGTAAACGGCAGGTGGGCCAACTCGTCGAGCGACTTCAGCGGCAGCCGGGCGCTAGCGAACTTGGCCGCATAGAAGGCGTTGTCGGGCAGGATTTTTGCCAGCAACTCGTTCACACGATCAAGCTGATACTGATCGAGCGCGGCGGGATCGAGAGATTCCAATCTGCGACGTGTCTCGGGTGTGGTATCGGGCATGTAAGAATCATAAGTAGCGCTACCGCAGGTGACTAGCGGTTGCGGCACCACCTGACCTTACGGTAAGTTTGCCTTCTCTGCCCGACCGCCAACGCCGCGTTAGGCGCCCGCACGACGAAATCGCAGATTCCGCTGGCAGCGCCAATGCTCTTGACTCACGATAGTAGGCACCGGCCCAGTCGGCGCCGCCGCGGCTCGACCGAGCGTCTCTGGCGAAATCGTCCTGTTGTTCATTGTTCAAAGTCGTCACAGTCCCGCGTTGGAACGATCAACTTATGTCGACTGCTCCCCGCAAGACCGCGCTGCTGATCATCTTTCTGACGGTCTTTATCGACTTGTTGGGTTTCGGCATCGTCCTGCCACTGTTGCCGATTTATGGCAAGGCGTTTGCCGAGAAGCACGGCTTCTCCGAGCATCAGATCGGCATAATCGTGGGGTTGTTGATGTCGAGCTTCTCGGCCATGCAGTTTGTATTCTTGCCGATCTGGGGAAGGCTGTCCGATCGGTTCGGCCGGCGGCCGGTCATCATTATGGGACTGGCGGGCTCGACGTTTTTCTATGCCATGTTCGGCGTGGCAACTATGTGGCGGAGCCTGGCCGGACTGTTCGTCACGCGAATCGGCGCGGGCATTGCCGGCGCCACGATCTCGACCGCTCAGGCCTTCATCGCTGATTGCACGCCCAAGAACGAGCGCGCCCGGGGGATGGCATTGATCGGCGCCGCCTTCGCGCTGGGGTTCACGGTGGGGCCTGTGCTCGGGGGCGCTGCACTGTTGGCGGGTGGAGACGTGGTTGCCAGTCCCTGGCCCGGTTTCCTGGCCGCGGCGCTGTCGGGCGGGGCTTTGCTGCTGGCCATTGCCCGCTTGCCGGAATCGCTCACCCGTGACAGCGAGAGTGCCGCGCGCAGTCTGTTCGATCGCACAGCATTGCAGGCCGCGCTGTCGCGACCGTCGATCGGGCTGTTGCTGGCGGCATCGTTCGTGGCAGTCTTGTCCTTTGCCAATTTCGAGTCGACCCTGTCGGTGCAGATCGAGCATTTGGTCGACAACAAGCGCGGCGAAAACGTCATGGACGAGATGGCAGACGTCTTGGAGCCCGCACAGGGCACCGCTGATCCGTCGGCTGTGGGCGCAGTGCCGGCCGGCGTCCGCTCCGGGGCGCTCGCGTGGTTGGCTTCAATCGGCGAACGACTGGGCTATGCTAGCGCTCAGGAGCTGACACTGTTTGTTATTCTGGTGACATTTACATACCTAGGAGTGATCCTCACCCTGGCGCAGGGGTTTCTCGTCCGCCGCTTGTCGGGCCGCTTGTCCGAAGGGGCGATGGCCGCCGGCGGTGCCGTGACGGCGATCGGGGGTTTTGTGCTGCTGGCCGTGGCCGCGCAGCGCAATGATTTCTCGTTATTGCTCGAGGCCATGGCCCTGGAAGTGATCGGCTTTGCCTTCGTCAATCCGTCGCTGCAATCCCTGCTGTCGCGCCGCAGCGATCCACGCGAGCAAGGAAGCATTCTCGGGCTGGGGCAAAGCATGACAACGCTGGCGCGCATTCTGGGGCCGGTGCTCGGCATGAGCCTGTTCGCCCGCCGCTCGGACTTTCCTTACTGGGCCGCGACTGGGCTGATGGTGCTGGGCCTGGTGATGATCGTGACGGCAGCCCGCAGCGGTAAGGATTTTGTAGAGTAAGGCGCGAGGAAGTAAGCGGCAGTATTCAATCGTCGGTCGTCAGTAATCCGTAGATCGCGGCTATCACCGAAGACGGCCGCACGATGGGCTGTGTCCTGCGCGCGAAGGTGTTGCCGGGTCGGCGCCGAGCTATTCGGCGGCGCCGCAACCACCGCCGCCTGGCGTCTCGACGATCAACTGATCGCCGGGCTGGGCCGTGAATTGGGCCTGGCTAGCAAGCGCTTCGCGCGTTCCGTCGGCGTGCACCAGCGTGTTGCACCCCAAAGCGCCCGCGGCGCCCCCCGCAAGACCATAGGGGGCGTACGGTCCGCGACGTTGCGAGAGGATGGAAACTTCGAGCGTGCGCAAGAATTCGATCCGCCGCACAACACCGTCGCCACCTCGATGGGCGCCCGCGCCTCCCGAGCCACGACGAATCGAAAATTCGTGCAGCCGCACCGGGTAGCGCTGCTCGAGCACTTCGGGATCTGTTAGCCGGGTATTGGTCATGTGCGTGTGGACGGCATCGGCACCGTCGCCGGCAGCGGTTGCGCCTGCACCGCCGCAGATGGTTTCGTAATAGCCAAACGTGCCATCGCCAAACAGCACGTTGTTCATGGTTCCCTGGCTGGCGGCCGCCACGCCCAGTGCGCCCAGCAGCACGTCGACCACGCGCTGCGACGTTTCGACATTTCCACCAACCATGGCCGCGCTTTGTTCGGGCGTGGCACCCGCAGTGGGATTGAGCAGGCACACGGGCAGCACGATCCGCACCGGAGCCAGCACGCCTTGATTGAGGGGAATATCTTCGTCCAGTAGCGATCGCAGCACATACATCACGGCCGCGGTGACGATGGCGCGATTGGCATTCAGATTACCAGCCAGCACCGGATCGGTGCCGCTGAAATCGATCGTCGCCTCGTCGCCGCGCACGTCGATCGTTACGGTAATGCGGGAACCGTCGTCCAAGTGATCGGAAAACCGATGCAGTCCGTTTGGCAATCGCGCCAGAGCGGCCCGCATCTTCCGCTCGGCAGCCCGCTGGATATGGCCCATGTAAGCCGTCACGACGGCGAGCGAATGGCGCTCGACCAGTCGTGCCAGGTCGCGGGCGCCTTGCTGATTCGCCGCGACTTGCGCCGCGACGTCGGCCAGGTTATCGGCAACCTTACGGGTGGGGTAGGGACCGGACTGCAACAACTTGCCAAGTTCGTCGAGCCGCGACTGGCCGGCGTCGACCAGCTTGAAATTGCTAATCAATGCGCCTTCCTCGGCCAGATTCTGCGAAAAGGGCGGCATCGAGCCCGGCACAATGCCGCCAATCTCGGCATGATGGGCCCGGCTGGCCGTGAAAAACAACAACTGTTTTCCGTCGACATCGAACAGCGGGGTGACGACCGTTACGTCTGGCAGATGAGAGCCGCCGCGGTACGGATCGTTGGTGACAAAAACGTCCCCCGCACGGATCGTGGGGTTGTCGGCCAGGACGCAGCGGACAGTCTCGCCCATCGCCCCCAGGTGAACGGGAATATGCGGGGCATTTACAACTAGATCGCCTCGCGCTGTAAAGACGGCACAGCTGAAATCGAGCCGCTCCTTGACATTAACGCTCGAGGCGGTGTTGCGGAGCGTGATGCCCATTTGCTCGGCAATGGCGGCAAATCGATTATTGAAGACTTCGAGCGTGGCCGGATCGCATACCGTCGTAGCGACGGCCACCCTGGGGTTTGCCACGTCCGCCGCGCCCGTAGCTGCAGCGGTCAACAACAATTCGCCACGTGACAACACCTCGCCACGCCAACCGGGATCAATGATGGTTGTCGACATTCCTTCGTGCACAAGGGCCGGCCCGCTAATGCAGTCCCCGGGACGTAATTGGGCCCGATCGAACACTCCGGCTGTGCATGCTTGCGCTTGGAAATAGATCGTCGCATTGTGTTCTGCCACGGCATCGTGCGGCGTGGCATG
The nucleotide sequence above comes from Pirellulales bacterium. Encoded proteins:
- a CDS encoding AMP-binding protein; this encodes MPDTTPETRRRLESLDPAALDQYQLDRVNELLAKILPDNAFYAAKFASARLPLKSLDELAHLPFTFKDELLGAPGSGGYAANLTYRREQYVRFHQTSGTRGRPLVVLDTAEDWQWWITCWNYILDAAGVTHQDVAVMAFSFGPFVGFWSAHDAAIARGCLVVPGGGMNSLARLELLRTSQATVMFCTPSYALHLAEVARERQIDTGALPVRILILAGEPGGSIPAVRRRIEDAWQAQVFDHAGATEVGPWGFADVESSGLHINESQFIAEFLSLDTGGPAHEGELSELVLTTLGRPGCPVVRYRTGDLVRPSWQHDRPVGFVLLEGGVLARADDMLIVRGVNVFPSAIEQILRSFPEVPEYRLTAHKVAEMDQLLVEIEDHLDQPGRVAEELRLRLGLKVEVRTVA
- a CDS encoding MFS transporter, whose translation is MSTAPRKTALLIIFLTVFIDLLGFGIVLPLLPIYGKAFAEKHGFSEHQIGIIVGLLMSSFSAMQFVFLPIWGRLSDRFGRRPVIIMGLAGSTFFYAMFGVATMWRSLAGLFVTRIGAGIAGATISTAQAFIADCTPKNERARGMALIGAAFALGFTVGPVLGGAALLAGGDVVASPWPGFLAAALSGGALLLAIARLPESLTRDSESAARSLFDRTALQAALSRPSIGLLLAASFVAVLSFANFESTLSVQIEHLVDNKRGENVMDEMADVLEPAQGTADPSAVGAVPAGVRSGALAWLASIGERLGYASAQELTLFVILVTFTYLGVILTLAQGFLVRRLSGRLSEGAMAAGGAVTAIGGFVLLAVAAQRNDFSLLLEAMALEVIGFAFVNPSLQSLLSRRSDPREQGSILGLGQSMTTLARILGPVLGMSLFARRSDFPYWAATGLMVLGLVMIVTAARSGKDFVE